A section of the Roseivirga sp. BDSF3-8 genome encodes:
- a CDS encoding ATP-binding protein, with product MESLLREISRAGEQTEWPDYHSREGFLLRVAALVVFIDPENAVKWIEALKKCFTAPKYEALMGLIACARFIHFWVTIHPDIEYDDDMHLLLDRFPNLKEVIENRKMEKERVLLDSALHAELSDLRHMANLSMALINSEGRFRAAIKAVDGILWTNSPSGEMVGEQPGWQSLTHQSYDDYQGYGWSRAVHPDDAQPTINAWNEAIKEQKTFVFQHRVKRHDGEWRRFSIRAIPVKDENGEIREWVGVHTDITEQFEQAESLRKAKAEAEAANQFKSEFLANMTHELRTPMNAIVGITELLARDDSLAERQRRIVDTLKLSAGSMMELINDILDMARIESNRMELEKITFSPARVIKNVINILEINARDKSLGINSNTSQFIDYQFIGDPQRFKQIITNLISNAIKFTHEGEVTISMDVLPSPHLEGLSEASSENKTSLLRIKVKDTGIGIDPDKQEIIFNKFTQADSSITRKYGGSGLGLTISRNLALAMKGDLTVTSEPGKGSEFCLQLPLKIDKSYEAAGIEKGHMNKSNSSLADANAKPKVLLVEDYEPNVLVAGHMLEILGYDFDVATNGFEALDIIKNKHSDYLAILMDIQMPGMDGMETTRHIRRYEYDESLRPIPIIAVTAHASREDMRKCLKAGMDQYISKPYTFEDISNVLDGLREDNRKRLA from the coding sequence ATGGAAAGCCTACTTCGCGAAATCAGTAGGGCCGGTGAGCAAACTGAATGGCCTGATTACCATTCTAGAGAAGGCTTTCTTCTCAGAGTAGCCGCACTGGTGGTTTTTATTGATCCTGAGAATGCTGTTAAATGGATAGAAGCATTGAAAAAATGCTTCACTGCACCAAAATACGAGGCACTAATGGGGCTTATAGCCTGTGCCAGATTCATACACTTTTGGGTAACTATCCATCCCGACATTGAATATGATGATGACATGCATCTTCTTTTAGATCGGTTTCCTAACCTAAAAGAGGTAATAGAAAACCGTAAAATGGAGAAGGAAAGGGTGTTACTGGATAGTGCCCTTCATGCAGAACTATCAGATCTGCGACATATGGCTAACCTAAGCATGGCGCTTATAAATAGTGAAGGTCGGTTCAGGGCTGCCATTAAGGCTGTAGACGGAATTTTATGGACCAATAGCCCCTCTGGAGAAATGGTTGGGGAGCAGCCAGGCTGGCAATCGCTTACCCACCAGTCTTACGATGATTATCAGGGATATGGGTGGTCAAGAGCGGTACACCCGGATGATGCACAGCCAACAATTAATGCCTGGAATGAAGCTATTAAAGAACAGAAAACATTTGTTTTCCAACATCGGGTAAAACGTCATGATGGTGAGTGGAGGCGCTTTTCTATTCGTGCTATTCCGGTAAAGGATGAAAATGGTGAGATACGGGAATGGGTCGGAGTCCATACAGATATAACAGAACAATTTGAACAGGCAGAAAGCCTCCGGAAGGCAAAAGCAGAAGCTGAAGCAGCAAATCAGTTCAAGTCTGAGTTTTTAGCAAATATGACGCATGAGCTTCGGACGCCTATGAACGCCATAGTAGGGATTACCGAACTGCTTGCCCGTGATGATAGCCTGGCTGAAAGACAGCGTAGAATAGTAGATACGCTGAAACTATCTGCAGGGTCTATGATGGAGCTTATTAACGACATCCTGGATATGGCCAGAATAGAAAGCAACAGGATGGAACTCGAAAAAATCACCTTCAGTCCGGCACGCGTTATTAAAAATGTGATAAATATCCTCGAAATAAATGCGAGAGATAAATCACTGGGAATCAATTCGAATACTAGTCAATTCATAGATTATCAATTTATAGGTGACCCTCAGCGTTTCAAACAAATCATCACAAATCTGATTAGTAATGCTATTAAGTTTACGCACGAAGGCGAGGTAACGATATCTATGGATGTGCTGCCAAGCCCTCATTTGGAGGGATTAAGCGAGGCTTCTTCTGAGAATAAAACCAGTCTGCTGCGTATAAAAGTGAAAGATACCGGAATAGGCATCGATCCTGATAAGCAGGAGATAATCTTCAATAAATTTACTCAGGCCGATAGTTCGATCACGAGAAAGTACGGTGGTAGTGGTCTTGGACTCACTATAAGCAGGAATCTCGCGCTGGCTATGAAAGGCGATCTTACCGTCACAAGTGAGCCAGGCAAGGGATCCGAATTTTGCTTACAATTGCCTCTTAAAATTGACAAAAGCTACGAGGCAGCAGGTATCGAAAAAGGACATATGAACAAATCGAATAGCAGCTTAGCTGATGCTAATGCTAAACCTAAAGTACTGCTTGTAGAAGATTATGAGCCTAATGTACTGGTTGCCGGACACATGCTCGAGATTTTAGGGTATGATTTTGATGTAGCTACGAATGGATTTGAAGCGCTGGATATAATTAAAAATAAACATAGCGATTACCTGGCTATACTGATGGACATTCAGATGCCAGGTATGGATGGTATGGAAACCACCCGCCATATCAGAAGATACGAATATGATGAAAGCTTACGGCCAATACCGATTATTGCCGTCACGGCCCATGCAAGCCGGGAAGATATGCGTAAATGCCTTAAGGCAGGAATGGATCAATACATTAGTAAGCCTTATACTTTTGAAGATATCAGCAATGTGCTGGATGGCCTGCGGGAAGATAATCGTAAAAGGCTAGCCTGA
- a CDS encoding helix-turn-helix transcriptional regulator, whose product MENRIKVERAILDITQEELAQRVGVSRQTINSIEKGRYVPSTLVALKLSEIFGKPVNEIFRLEKTELPGF is encoded by the coding sequence ATGGAAAACAGAATAAAAGTGGAACGTGCCATATTGGACATCACCCAGGAAGAGCTGGCACAGCGGGTCGGTGTTTCCAGGCAGACAATAAATTCAATCGAAAAGGGAAGATACGTGCCATCTACGCTGGTAGCGTTAAAATTGTCTGAGATATTCGGTAAACCAGTAAATGAAATTTTCAGACTGGAAAAAACGGAACTACCAGGTTTCTGA